In the bacterium genome, CAAAGAATTTTGCACAAGTTTTGATGTTGAATACTCTTTTTTTTATAGAACTAGCAAGGACTACCATTATCCAGTTGCTACTGCATTTTGGAATGAAGCGATGAAAAATGGAGATATTTACAAAAAGAAGTACAAGGGACTATATTGCGTTGGCTGTGAAAGTTTCAAACTAGACAAAGACTTGATAGATGGGAAATGTCCAGATCATGGGACAGAACCCATTGAACTTGAAGAAGAGAACTATTTTTTCAAACTTACAAAATATAGAGAACACATTGCAGATTATCTCCAAACTGAATTTGTCATACCTGAATCTGATAGAAAGTTTGCTCAAGAATTTATCAAAAACATCGAAGATATAAGTATTTCAAGAGACAAAGCTAAGTTAAGTTGGGGAATTCCTGTTCCCGGAGATGATACACAAGTTATGTATGTTTGGTTTGATGCATTGTCAAATTATCTCGGATCACTATACTTTGGTTCAAAAAGTATAGATGATCACTTTGATATAACCGATGTCAGGGATTTGCGAGAAGAATTCTACTTTTTACAGCTTTGTGGAGCCGATAATGTAAGATTTCAAGCAATTATCTGGCAAGCGATGTTGATATCAAGTAAGATAAAATTCACTGACAAACTCCTGGTTCATTCATGGATCTTAGGATCTGATGGTCGCAAAATGAGCAAAACTCTTGGCAATGTCATCTCTCCATTTGAACAACTTGAAAAGTATGGGAGTGAGGCAGTAAGATTTTTCTTCCTAGCCTGCATGAGTACAACTGGAAATGCAATTTATGATGAAGCAGGTTTTGTAGATCAGTTCAATTCTAGAGTTGCTGACAATTACGGTAATTTGCTTAATAGGGTGATTGTTCTGATAGTCAAAAACAATATCAAGACAAGTAATGTGACTAATGATAATTCAGCTATATTGAATGAAGTAAATCAACTAAAAAATAGAGCTGAGCAAAAATTTGAAGAGTACAATATCTTTGAATATTCAGTGATCATCAATGACATTGCTACCTTGGTGAATAAGTATGTAACTGAAACTGAACCATGGAAGAAGGAGAAACCACAAGAATTCAAAACTGACGTCTTACTCAATTGCTTCAAAGCACTAAAAATTATTACTGAACTATACAAACCCATAATTCCCAAAACTACCGCAAAAGCTGCATATATCCTTGAAAGCCTAAAGCCAGAGATTTTGGTTGCAAAAATTGCAAGAGATGAAAATTAGACGATTTATCAAATACCTACTTTCAGTAATTTTGTTGAGCATTATTTTTGCATTGATAATCAACTTCAATTCCATATCTTACAATTACACGGATGATTTGCGAAGAATCAAAGATGAAATCAAGTACAAGATACTGGTAGTGCAATCAAACATTTGCAAAGAAGATTCTATCAACATAAAACAAACTTTAATCAATCTAAGTTTTGTTTCCTGCGACCTAGAACAATATGATCAAAAAGTAGCATTAGCAGAACAACTCGAACTAACTGATTACGGAAAAAAGATACTACTCACTTCAGAATTGGTCTTTGTATCTGACGGTATTGAGATACACAGAATTTGTGGGAATTATGAAAACATTGCTTTGGGTTGTGCAAATACTGACAAGAACACCTTGTACATATATGATACGAATGATGTTAGGCTTGAAGATATAAAAAAATCTGTTCTTGCACATGAATTCCTTCACCTTGTATATACTAGAATTGATAACAAGCAGAGAGTAGAGGTTGATAAATTATCAGAAAGCGTTGTAAAGTCACAAGAAAGTAGTACTTTATCAAATGCACTAAACTTATACACTAAAGATCAGTTGTTGAGCGAATATCATTCGAGAGTTGCTACAGAGTTAGAAACATTACCAAGTGAACTTGAAAGACATTACTTAAAAGTTTTCCAAAACAGGACTCTCATTTATAGTTTTTACTTACCTCTCAAAAAACTTGATGAAACTGCTGATGAGTTGAAAATTGAGAGTGAATCACTAAACAGTGAATCAAAAGTTATTCAAGCTCAAACAGATCAAGTAAAAACTTTTGCAAATGAATTGGATTTAGCGAAGATAAAACTAGAAGAAGATAGGAGAACTCTGGATTTATATGACATTAGTCAAGTTGAGAATTTCAATAAAAAAGTTCAGGATGTGAACCTACAAGTGAGTAACTACAATTCTAGTATAGACCAACTGCAAACGAGGATTGACCTCTACAACTCAAACTATTACAAATATAACGAAAAATTAGGCGAGTATAGGTCAGTCTATACTTTGATTGACAATAGCTTAGTTACTCGCAATGAGATAAGCAATGTTGACCTTGAGAAAAAATAAATGTTTGATACACACTGTCATTTGACATACTTTGACAACCCACATGAACTGATAGGACAAGCTAAAGAAGCAAACCTAGTTGGCGTACTTTCACTATCAACAAATACAGACAATTTCGAACCCAATTTGACTCTCAAGAGAAATTATATAGACTTTGTAAAGATCGGAATCGGAATCCATCCAGAAGATGCAAGTCATGATAAGTTTAACTCCCTCAATCGTTTCTATCAAGAAAATAATACTGAGATTGATGTGGTTGGAGAAATTGGTCTTGATTACTTCCATAACACTAGTAATCTATCAATACAAAAAGAACTTTTTGAAATGCAAATCGAAATTGCAAAAAAATATGACAAACCTATTGTCGTTCATTCTAGAAATAGTAAAGATGCAGGTTTCCACAGTTGTATAAAAGATGCGATCGAATTATTAGATAAATTTGACGGAAAAGCTGTATTGCATTGTTTCACTGGAAGTTTAGAAGAAGCTAAATTGGTTTTAGAATCAGGATGTTATGTTGGCTTTACAAATATCATAACATACCCAAAGAATCTTGAACTACAGGGTATAGCTAAATTTGCTATTCAAAACTTTCCTGACAAAGTACTTTTTGAAACTGATGCTCCATTTTTACCACCTGCAAACAGAAGAGGACAAATATGTTTCCCAGACGATGTGAAGTATGTATATGAATGGTTCAAGGAAAATACAAGTGTAGAACAAGTGAAACAAAATGTCATTGATTTTCTAAGTTAAATCTAGTCAAATTGTATAATTAACTAAGCAACTCTAAAATGAACTTCCATATGAGACATTCAACTTAATGTTCGCTACATAGGCTTGAGTTGATCAACTCATAGCGTAAAGCTTAAGCACTTTTTCTGACAAACTTTGAGCTTAAATAATTTCAGAACTTTTCAATAAAATATTTCTTTTCAAATAATTTCTCAAAATTGTCCAAATATAATTCTAAAAT is a window encoding:
- a CDS encoding TatD family hydrolase; translated protein: MFDTHCHLTYFDNPHELIGQAKEANLVGVLSLSTNTDNFEPNLTLKRNYIDFVKIGIGIHPEDASHDKFNSLNRFYQENNTEIDVVGEIGLDYFHNTSNLSIQKELFEMQIEIAKKYDKPIVVHSRNSKDAGFHSCIKDAIELLDKFDGKAVLHCFTGSLEEAKLVLESGCYVGFTNIITYPKNLELQGIAKFAIQNFPDKVLFETDAPFLPPANRRGQICFPDDVKYVYEWFKENTSVEQVKQNVIDFLS
- a CDS encoding methionine--tRNA ligase, with the protein product MKKLYITTTLPYVNAEPHIAHAIEFVLADAIARYYKARLSDDNVYFNVGTDEHGQKIWDKSKSENLDIHEFTKKYSDRFKEFCTSFDVEYSFFYRTSKDYHYPVATAFWNEAMKNGDIYKKKYKGLYCVGCESFKLDKDLIDGKCPDHGTEPIELEEENYFFKLTKYREHIADYLQTEFVIPESDRKFAQEFIKNIEDISISRDKAKLSWGIPVPGDDTQVMYVWFDALSNYLGSLYFGSKSIDDHFDITDVRDLREEFYFLQLCGADNVRFQAIIWQAMLISSKIKFTDKLLVHSWILGSDGRKMSKTLGNVISPFEQLEKYGSEAVRFFFLACMSTTGNAIYDEAGFVDQFNSRVADNYGNLLNRVIVLIVKNNIKTSNVTNDNSAILNEVNQLKNRAEQKFEEYNIFEYSVIINDIATLVNKYVTETEPWKKEKPQEFKTDVLLNCFKALKIITELYKPIIPKTTAKAAYILESLKPEILVAKIARDEN